The Megachile rotundata isolate GNS110a chromosome 3, iyMegRotu1, whole genome shotgun sequence genome includes a window with the following:
- the RhoGAP15B gene encoding rhoGAP_ARAP and RA_ARAPs domain-containing protein RhoGAP15B isoform X4, which translates to MHKENIGSPSNQCLMYRRAIENEEPSTNFTTDTNHVAQLLRSWAVWLKSSSESEKFPIEMEVKPIPKPRSMLTERPVPAPRKLPPALPATRWHSHSESSQSEKSDDSKSTPDSRSSTNNEFFRNLSTSSRQLKDEISEKMTIKGRAVISSTINASIRLEKSVKNLLTRRLTTMNQDELLRDSADKKLKSPTQDDRCVSLPVDDIFSNISFYSPLNSNLRSVRNEEDLSGMRYSPPPPVYPPPPLPDESIYDELQSVTSGSSRYDTISDKVERDFPDSFDLANLVLNQTSDSDQSLNLSDVNVAVPYDKSDSIKRFSISDSWTYYDTAPGSKSEGVDDLDRISSAEEDILEHDVPLLDRVSSASNESQASIQNSLYENLSTRKEEKETIPAENRQQTSKSLLFEFDPLSRAPEENVYSNNDDLMLLEALLSTNDSPSSSGSILDFQEVVENEEEHEEVENEHPRILAVPPEPPKRFDSLPKSECDTEATDKSATGKNPALLPKLAHLVTRKQPAVPPRKSAKHRSNAVNTALKTEATTSNASTPAPPTPTTPNTPEETSPSTAKATEEHRRVGMIQKLKKLRHESSSHGIKPNVISFVKSGSKLLSRNRDHSGAIPSAKLAKLERPKVAGLQNPATHRGIVYRSGVGMERAKDLVPRALVLADQKLSFYTDKGMSTLKEVIQLDTVYSIHLLQDVKVVDGETVHCIAISCEGRPSVHVFYAKGIIERRVWAQRILEAITCVFPTKYTTELTRTGWAYLKEGVTGTWFPAWVLLHQRTLIYTKSLDPFMAINFGELDLRKARCIVLREQEGPNPGNGSIPVVVVDAGGSGALHVAAPGIHEGSAWRHAIYQAATNCAPALEQQQLTQDNVPVILDKCINFIYAHESNNEDDRVSTYRKLLTTLSPIPAATLRRVLAHLHCLSQQSSRNLMTCENLSAIWGPTLMHAGENSAEEWNRAETRVIGDLIKLYPKLYQLTAADMAKEAKILAVLEKHHVSNNGLRGAPSGDLKIWIYIFSREGECVNVTIGPQKTAYDVCRELAEKTSLSAHELCLEEYTLSGALERPLHHTERVLETVARWGYWDPDDRKDNVLILKKDQLFKDIVPLITPPMTTSGELKFADRKSKNFKNYLFEFSQAKLYCYKDKFCSNKLCEWKIEDIIWYLGHEPKRNPQTGWSITFIAKNKKPTRCKESPFFGNTLAGSLKDEQYKWLAAMTFGEYQLNLRPPSVNLMEP; encoded by the exons ATGCACAAAGAGAATATTGGTAGTCCTTCGAATCAGTGTCTAATGTATCGTCGAGCCATCGAAAATGAAGAACCGTCTACAAATTTCACAAC GGACACGAATCATGTGGCGCAACTTCTACGTTCCTGGGCGGTTTGGTTGAAGAGTAGCAGCGAGTCGGAGAAGTTCCCGATCGAGATGGAGGTGAAGCCCATACCGAAACCCAGGTCGATGCTGACCGAACGACCCGTACCCGCCCCGAGGAAGTTGCCACCCGCCCTTCCAGCGACTAGATGGCACAGTCACAGCGAATCTTCTCAGTCAGAAAAGAGCGACGACTCGAAATCGACACCGGACTCGCGCAGCTCCACGAACAACGAATTCTTTCGCAACCTGAGCACCAGCTCCCGTCAGCTGAAGGATGAGATCTCGGAGAAGATGACGATCAAGGGTCGGGCGGTGATATCGAGCACCATAAACGCCAGCATACGGCTGGAGAAATCGGTGAAGAATCTTCTCACGAGAAGATTGACCACCATGAACCAGGACGAGCTCCTGCGAGATTCGGCCGACAAGAAACTGAAGAGTCCCACGCAGGACGACAGATGCGTTTCATTGCCAGTGGACGATATTTTCAGCAACATCTCCTTCTATAGCCCGTTGAACAGCAATTTGAGGAGCGTCAGAAACGAGGAGGATCTTTCCGGGATGCGATACAGTCCGCCGCCTCCTGTCTATCCTCCTCCTCCGCTTCCTGACGAGTCTATCTATGACGAACTGCAGTCTGTTACGTCCGGCAGCAGTCGATACGACACTATCTCTGACAAAGTCGAAAGGGATTTTCCAGACTCCTTCGATCTTGCCAATTTAGTACTCAATCAG ACCAGCGACTCCGATCAGAGTTTGAACCTCTCCGACGTGAACGTGGCCGTCCCGTACGACAAGTCTGACAGCATCAAAAGGTTTTCGATATCCGACTCCTGGACGTACTACGACACAGCGCCAGGAAGTAAATCCGAAGGAGTGGATGACTTGGACAGGATATCCAGCGCAGAGGAAGATATCCTGGAGCACGATGTGCCTCTCCTCGACAGAGTCTCCTCAGCATCCAACGAGAGTCAAGCATCCATTCAGAATTCCTTGTATGAAAATCTGTCGACCCGGAAGGAGGAGAAAGAAACTATACCCGCTGAAAATAGACAGCAAACCAGCAAGTCTTTATTGTTCGAGTTTGATCCTCTCTCGAGAGCTCCTGAAGAGAATGTGTACAGTAACAACGACGATCTGATGTTGCTGGAGGCTCTGTTGTCTACGAACGATTCGCCGAGTAGTTCTGGGAGTATTCTGGACTTCCAGGAAGTGGTCGAGAACGAGGAGGAACACGAAGAGGTGGAGAACGAGCATCCACGAATCTTGGCTGTGCCACCCGAACCACCGAAGAGGTTCGATTCGTTGCCTAAGAGCGAGTGCGACACGGAGGCTACTGACAAGAGCGCTACTGGTAAAAATCCTGCTCTGCTACCGAAACTCGCTCATTTGGTGACGAGGAAACAACCTGCGGTACCTCCGAGAAAATCGGCGAAACATCGTTCCAATGCTGTGAACACTGCTTTGAAAACTGAGGCGACTACTAGCAATGCAAGTACACCAG CTCCACCAACACCCACTACACCGAACACGCCTGAAGAAACAAGTCCTTCAACAGCAAAAGCAACAGAAGAACACAGACGCGTGGGTATGatacagaaattgaaaaaactgAGGCACGAATCGTCGTCTCATGGTATCAAACCGAACGTGATCAGTTTCGTGAAGAGTGGCAGTAAATTATTGTCCAGAAATCGCGATCATAGCGGAGCTATACCGAGCGCTAAATTGGCGAAATTGGAAAGGCCAAAGGTGGCCGGATTACAGAATCCTGCGACACACAGAGGAATCGTTTACAGGAGCGGAGTCGGTATGGAGAGGGCGAAGGACCTGGTGCCAAGGGCACTGGTATTGGCGGACCAGAAGCTCTCGTTTTATACGGATAAGGGCATGTCTACTCTCAAGGAGGTCATTCAACTCGACACAGTGTACAGCATTCATCTTCTACAGGACGTAAA GGTAGTCGATGGCGAAACAGTACATTGCATAGCAATTAGCTGCGAAGGAAGACCGAGTGTTCACGTGTTCTACGCTAAAGGTATCATCGAACGTAGAGTTTGGGCACAGAGAATATTGGAAGCGATTACTTGCGTCTTTCCCACGAAATACACGACAGAGCTGACGAGAACGGGATGGGCTTACTTGAAG GAAGGCGTCACAGGTACATGGTTTCCGGCCTGGGTTCTTCTGCATCAAAGAactttaatttatacaaaatctctagatcctttCATGGCCATAAATTTCGGAGAATTGGATCTTCGAAAAGCACGATGCATTG TTTTGCGAGAACAGGAAGGACCAAATCCCGGAAACGGCTCCATTCCAGTAGTGGTTGTGGATGCAGGAGGTAGCGGGGCCTTGCACGTGGCTGCACCAGGAATTCACGAAGGATCTGCATGGAGACACGCTATTTATCAAGCGGCTACCAATTGTGCTCCCGCCTTGGAACAACAACAACTCACGCAGGACAACGTACCTGTGATTCTCGACAAGtgcattaatttcatttatgcTCATG AAAGCAACAATGAAGACGACAGAGTTTCAACCTACAGAAAACTGTTGACCACCCTGAGTCCTATCCCAGCAGCAACGCTCAGAAGGGTTCTTGCTCACCTGCATTGTTTGAGTCAGCAAAGTTCCAGAAACCTGATGACCTGTGAAAATCTTTCCGCTATTTGGGGACCGACGTTGATGCACGCCGGCGAAAACAGCGCCGAAGAATGGAACAGAGCGGAAACCAGAGTGATCGGTGATCTCATCAAACTGTATCCGAAGCTGTATCAATTAACCGCCGCCGATATGGCGAAAGAGGCGAAAATTTTGGCAGTGCTCGAAAAACATCATGTTTCTAATAATGGCCTACGTGGAGCACCCTCCGGAGATCTCAAGATTTGGATATATATCTTTTCGAGGGAGGGCGAGTGTGTGAATGTCACT ATTGGGCCACAGAAAACTGCGTACGATGTATGTCGGGAGCTAGCAGAGAAAACAAGTTTATCCGCTCATGAATTGTGTTTGGAAGAATACACATTGTCTGGCGCATTAGAACGGCCACTGCATCACACTGAGCGTGTCCTCGAAACAGTGGCGAGGTGGGGATACTGGGATCCAGACGATAGGAAGGACAATGTCCTCATACTTAAAAAAGATCAGCTGTTCAAGGATATAGTACCTTTG ATAACTCCGCCAATGACAACGTCGGGTGAACTTAAGTTCGCTGATAGGAAatcgaaaaattttaaaaactaccTCTTTGAGTTCAGTCAAGCGAAGCTTTACTGTTACAAAGACAAATTCTGTTCGAATAAATTGTGCGAATGGAAAATAGAAGATATCATTTGGTATTTAGGTCATGAGCCGAAACGAAATCCACAAACAGG ATGGTCTATCACCTTTatagcaaaaaataaaaaaccaacGAG gtGTAAAGAAAGTCCGTTTTTTGGGAATACTTTAGCAGGGTCGTTAAAAGATGAGCAATACAAATGGTTAGCAGCTATGACCTTTGGAGAATATCAGTTAAATCTCCGGCCTCCTTCAGTCAATCTTATGGAACcataa
- the RhoGAP15B gene encoding rhoGAP_ARAP and RA_ARAPs domain-containing protein RhoGAP15B isoform X1, producing the protein MHKENIGSPSNQCLMYRRAIENEEPSTNFTTDTNHVAQLLRSWAVWLKSSSESEKFPIEMEVKPIPKPRSMLTERPVPAPRKLPPALPATRWHSHSESSQSEKSDDSKSTPDSRSSTNNEFFRNLSTSSRQLKDEISEKMTIKGRAVISSTINASIRLEKSVKNLLTRRLTTMNQDELLRDSADKKLKSPTQDDRCVSLPVDDIFSNISFYSPLNSNLRSVRNEEDLSGMRYSPPPPVYPPPPLPDESIYDELQSVTSGSSRYDTISDKVERDFPDSFDLANLVLNQTSDSDQSLNLSDVNVAVPYDKSDSIKRFSISDSWTYYDTAPGSKSEGVDDLDRISSAEEDILEHDVPLLDRVSSASNESQASIQNSLYENLSTRKEEKETIPAENRQQTSKSLLFEFDPLSRAPEENVYSNNDDLMLLEALLSTNDSPSSSGSILDFQEVVENEEEHEEVENEHPRILAVPPEPPKRFDSLPKSECDTEATDKSATGKNPALLPKLAHLVTRKQPAVPPRKSAKHRSNAVNTALKTEATTSNASTPAPPTPTTPNTPEETSPSTAKATEEHRRVGMIQKLKKLRHESSSHGIKPNVISFVKSGSKLLSRNRDHSGAIPSAKLAKLERPKVAGLQNPATHRGIVYRSGVGMERAKDLVPRALVLADQKLSFYTDKGMSTLKEVIQLDTVYSIHLLQDVKVVDGETVHCIAISCEGRPSVHVFYAKGIIERRVWAQRILEAITCVFPTKYTTELTRTGWAYLKEGVTGTWFPAWVLLHQRTLIYTKSLDPFMAINFGELDLRKARCIVLREQEGPNPGNGSIPVVVVDAGGSGALHVAAPGIHEGSAWRHAIYQAATNCAPALEQQQLTQDNVPVILDKCINFIYAHGIMTEGIYRQSGSNSAVVKLLQAFRRDAWATQITREAYTEHDVATVLRRFLRDLPNPLFPANIHDRLCFTSESNNEDDRVSTYRKLLTTLSPIPAATLRRVLAHLHCLSQQSSRNLMTCENLSAIWGPTLMHAGENSAEEWNRAETRVIGDLIKLYPKLYQLTAADMAKEAKILAVLEKHHVSNNGLRGAPSGDLKIWIYIFSREGECVNVTIGPQKTAYDVCRELAEKTSLSAHELCLEEYTLSGALERPLHHTERVLETVARWGYWDPDDRKDNVLILKKDQLFKDIVPLITPPMTTSGELKFADRKSKNFKNYLFEFSQAKLYCYKDKFCSNKLCEWKIEDIIWYLGHEPKRNPQTGWSITFIAKNKKPTRCKESPFFGNTLAGSLKDEQYKWLAAMTFGEYQLNLRPPSVNLMEP; encoded by the exons ATGCACAAAGAGAATATTGGTAGTCCTTCGAATCAGTGTCTAATGTATCGTCGAGCCATCGAAAATGAAGAACCGTCTACAAATTTCACAAC GGACACGAATCATGTGGCGCAACTTCTACGTTCCTGGGCGGTTTGGTTGAAGAGTAGCAGCGAGTCGGAGAAGTTCCCGATCGAGATGGAGGTGAAGCCCATACCGAAACCCAGGTCGATGCTGACCGAACGACCCGTACCCGCCCCGAGGAAGTTGCCACCCGCCCTTCCAGCGACTAGATGGCACAGTCACAGCGAATCTTCTCAGTCAGAAAAGAGCGACGACTCGAAATCGACACCGGACTCGCGCAGCTCCACGAACAACGAATTCTTTCGCAACCTGAGCACCAGCTCCCGTCAGCTGAAGGATGAGATCTCGGAGAAGATGACGATCAAGGGTCGGGCGGTGATATCGAGCACCATAAACGCCAGCATACGGCTGGAGAAATCGGTGAAGAATCTTCTCACGAGAAGATTGACCACCATGAACCAGGACGAGCTCCTGCGAGATTCGGCCGACAAGAAACTGAAGAGTCCCACGCAGGACGACAGATGCGTTTCATTGCCAGTGGACGATATTTTCAGCAACATCTCCTTCTATAGCCCGTTGAACAGCAATTTGAGGAGCGTCAGAAACGAGGAGGATCTTTCCGGGATGCGATACAGTCCGCCGCCTCCTGTCTATCCTCCTCCTCCGCTTCCTGACGAGTCTATCTATGACGAACTGCAGTCTGTTACGTCCGGCAGCAGTCGATACGACACTATCTCTGACAAAGTCGAAAGGGATTTTCCAGACTCCTTCGATCTTGCCAATTTAGTACTCAATCAG ACCAGCGACTCCGATCAGAGTTTGAACCTCTCCGACGTGAACGTGGCCGTCCCGTACGACAAGTCTGACAGCATCAAAAGGTTTTCGATATCCGACTCCTGGACGTACTACGACACAGCGCCAGGAAGTAAATCCGAAGGAGTGGATGACTTGGACAGGATATCCAGCGCAGAGGAAGATATCCTGGAGCACGATGTGCCTCTCCTCGACAGAGTCTCCTCAGCATCCAACGAGAGTCAAGCATCCATTCAGAATTCCTTGTATGAAAATCTGTCGACCCGGAAGGAGGAGAAAGAAACTATACCCGCTGAAAATAGACAGCAAACCAGCAAGTCTTTATTGTTCGAGTTTGATCCTCTCTCGAGAGCTCCTGAAGAGAATGTGTACAGTAACAACGACGATCTGATGTTGCTGGAGGCTCTGTTGTCTACGAACGATTCGCCGAGTAGTTCTGGGAGTATTCTGGACTTCCAGGAAGTGGTCGAGAACGAGGAGGAACACGAAGAGGTGGAGAACGAGCATCCACGAATCTTGGCTGTGCCACCCGAACCACCGAAGAGGTTCGATTCGTTGCCTAAGAGCGAGTGCGACACGGAGGCTACTGACAAGAGCGCTACTGGTAAAAATCCTGCTCTGCTACCGAAACTCGCTCATTTGGTGACGAGGAAACAACCTGCGGTACCTCCGAGAAAATCGGCGAAACATCGTTCCAATGCTGTGAACACTGCTTTGAAAACTGAGGCGACTACTAGCAATGCAAGTACACCAG CTCCACCAACACCCACTACACCGAACACGCCTGAAGAAACAAGTCCTTCAACAGCAAAAGCAACAGAAGAACACAGACGCGTGGGTATGatacagaaattgaaaaaactgAGGCACGAATCGTCGTCTCATGGTATCAAACCGAACGTGATCAGTTTCGTGAAGAGTGGCAGTAAATTATTGTCCAGAAATCGCGATCATAGCGGAGCTATACCGAGCGCTAAATTGGCGAAATTGGAAAGGCCAAAGGTGGCCGGATTACAGAATCCTGCGACACACAGAGGAATCGTTTACAGGAGCGGAGTCGGTATGGAGAGGGCGAAGGACCTGGTGCCAAGGGCACTGGTATTGGCGGACCAGAAGCTCTCGTTTTATACGGATAAGGGCATGTCTACTCTCAAGGAGGTCATTCAACTCGACACAGTGTACAGCATTCATCTTCTACAGGACGTAAA GGTAGTCGATGGCGAAACAGTACATTGCATAGCAATTAGCTGCGAAGGAAGACCGAGTGTTCACGTGTTCTACGCTAAAGGTATCATCGAACGTAGAGTTTGGGCACAGAGAATATTGGAAGCGATTACTTGCGTCTTTCCCACGAAATACACGACAGAGCTGACGAGAACGGGATGGGCTTACTTGAAG GAAGGCGTCACAGGTACATGGTTTCCGGCCTGGGTTCTTCTGCATCAAAGAactttaatttatacaaaatctctagatcctttCATGGCCATAAATTTCGGAGAATTGGATCTTCGAAAAGCACGATGCATTG TTTTGCGAGAACAGGAAGGACCAAATCCCGGAAACGGCTCCATTCCAGTAGTGGTTGTGGATGCAGGAGGTAGCGGGGCCTTGCACGTGGCTGCACCAGGAATTCACGAAGGATCTGCATGGAGACACGCTATTTATCAAGCGGCTACCAATTGTGCTCCCGCCTTGGAACAACAACAACTCACGCAGGACAACGTACCTGTGATTCTCGACAAGtgcattaatttcatttatgcTCATG GTATAATGACGGAGGGTATTTATCGTCAAAGCGGATCCAACAGCGCTGTTGTCAAATTATTGCAAGCGTTCCGTCGAGACGCATGGGCGACGCAGATCACAAGGGAAGCCTATACGGAGCACGACGTGGCCACGGTTCTCAGAAGGTTTCTCCGTGATTTACCGAATCCATTGTTTCCTGCCAACATTCACGATCGGCTTTGTTTTACCTCAG AAAGCAACAATGAAGACGACAGAGTTTCAACCTACAGAAAACTGTTGACCACCCTGAGTCCTATCCCAGCAGCAACGCTCAGAAGGGTTCTTGCTCACCTGCATTGTTTGAGTCAGCAAAGTTCCAGAAACCTGATGACCTGTGAAAATCTTTCCGCTATTTGGGGACCGACGTTGATGCACGCCGGCGAAAACAGCGCCGAAGAATGGAACAGAGCGGAAACCAGAGTGATCGGTGATCTCATCAAACTGTATCCGAAGCTGTATCAATTAACCGCCGCCGATATGGCGAAAGAGGCGAAAATTTTGGCAGTGCTCGAAAAACATCATGTTTCTAATAATGGCCTACGTGGAGCACCCTCCGGAGATCTCAAGATTTGGATATATATCTTTTCGAGGGAGGGCGAGTGTGTGAATGTCACT ATTGGGCCACAGAAAACTGCGTACGATGTATGTCGGGAGCTAGCAGAGAAAACAAGTTTATCCGCTCATGAATTGTGTTTGGAAGAATACACATTGTCTGGCGCATTAGAACGGCCACTGCATCACACTGAGCGTGTCCTCGAAACAGTGGCGAGGTGGGGATACTGGGATCCAGACGATAGGAAGGACAATGTCCTCATACTTAAAAAAGATCAGCTGTTCAAGGATATAGTACCTTTG ATAACTCCGCCAATGACAACGTCGGGTGAACTTAAGTTCGCTGATAGGAAatcgaaaaattttaaaaactaccTCTTTGAGTTCAGTCAAGCGAAGCTTTACTGTTACAAAGACAAATTCTGTTCGAATAAATTGTGCGAATGGAAAATAGAAGATATCATTTGGTATTTAGGTCATGAGCCGAAACGAAATCCACAAACAGG ATGGTCTATCACCTTTatagcaaaaaataaaaaaccaacGAG gtGTAAAGAAAGTCCGTTTTTTGGGAATACTTTAGCAGGGTCGTTAAAAGATGAGCAATACAAATGGTTAGCAGCTATGACCTTTGGAGAATATCAGTTAAATCTCCGGCCTCCTTCAGTCAATCTTATGGAACcataa